The Armatimonadota bacterium genome contains a region encoding:
- a CDS encoding cytochrome c maturation protein CcmE — MKLLLPLVIGSLALTGMVYTFVNNASPYVNIEQAQHSTGDRLHVAGDMIKESLNVEPRQRRVTFMLKDESGKTMPVVYTGNPPANMGEATRVVVIGKMQNGVFEAADMLIKCPSKYEAEAKKATT; from the coding sequence ATGAAACTTTTGTTACCCTTAGTCATCGGTTCTCTTGCGCTTACGGGCATGGTTTACACCTTTGTCAACAACGCAAGCCCCTACGTCAATATCGAACAGGCACAGCACTCTACCGGTGATCGGTTGCATGTCGCTGGCGATATGATCAAAGAATCACTGAACGTTGAGCCGCGCCAGCGCCGCGTGACCTTCATGCTGAAGGACGAATCTGGCAAGACAATGCCTGTAGTTTATACTGGCAATCCACCAGCGAACATGGGCGAAGCAACGCGCGTAGTGGTAATTGGCAAGATGCAAAACGGCGTATTTGAAGCTGCGGACATGCTGATCAAGTGTCCGTCGAAGTACGAAGCCGAAGCAAAGAAAGCCACTACGTAA
- a CDS encoding orotate phosphoribosyltransferase — protein MDLGQVLLDSGAMLKGHFLLTSGRHSDTYIEKFRVLEQPKVLTALCQAIADHFSGKGITHVAGPTTGGIIIAFEVARLMGLDAIYVETENGKKVLRRGKTLEPGTKVLVVDDVLTTGTSIFEVIETLRGQGATIEGVGVLISRAPKPIDFGAPLFASFHVEAVSYAPNEVPESLAQIPITKPGTRVTATP, from the coding sequence ATGGATTTAGGGCAGGTTTTGTTGGATTCGGGTGCGATGTTGAAGGGGCATTTTTTGCTCACCAGTGGCAGGCATAGCGATACCTACATCGAGAAGTTTCGAGTTCTCGAACAGCCGAAAGTGCTCACCGCACTTTGCCAGGCGATCGCGGATCATTTCTCAGGAAAAGGGATCACACACGTCGCTGGCCCAACGACGGGTGGGATCATCATCGCTTTTGAGGTGGCACGCTTGATGGGACTGGACGCGATCTATGTCGAAACCGAAAACGGCAAGAAGGTGCTCCGGCGAGGCAAAACTCTCGAGCCCGGCACAAAAGTCCTAGTGGTCGATGATGTCCTCACTACCGGAACCAGTATTTTCGAAGTGATCGAAACCCTGCGCGGGCAAGGCGCTACGATTGAGGGTGTTGGAGTTCTCATTTCCAGGGCGCCAAAACCTATCGATTTCGGTGCTCCACTCTTTGCCTCGTTCCATGTGGAAGCGGTCAGCTACGCGCCGAATGAAGTCCCGGAGAGCTTGGCCCAGATTCCAATCACAAAGCCGGGCACGCGAGTTACTGCAACTCCGTGA
- the recO gene encoding DNA repair protein RecO yields MSESNITGIVLRRWDAGESDRKLSLLTEEHGRMEVIAKGARKGNSRLSGVTEPLSVCSFAIAAGKHRSFITQAQPLTSFPGLRTDYTRLTMAMSFVELLHAFAQIDQVNAELFQHAWIALKALELHVKPLVALLWSELIFMSIEGILPSFDHCVLDGHRLVENPAWISAMAGGHIDSAHSNEFSDRQLVDAEILIGLAKLSKLDRPPLAFKAALASFGVLSAFWYHHAHKNLPAREALAHHLTELQ; encoded by the coding sequence ATGAGCGAATCCAACATCACTGGCATCGTACTACGGCGCTGGGATGCGGGTGAATCGGACCGAAAGTTGAGCCTGCTCACCGAGGAGCACGGCCGGATGGAGGTGATTGCGAAAGGAGCCCGCAAGGGCAATTCGCGGTTGTCTGGGGTCACGGAGCCCCTGTCGGTTTGCTCGTTCGCGATTGCGGCAGGCAAGCATCGCTCATTCATCACACAGGCGCAGCCGCTGACTTCTTTTCCAGGACTGAGGACCGATTACACCCGGTTAACCATGGCGATGAGCTTTGTCGAGTTGCTCCATGCCTTCGCACAGATCGATCAGGTCAACGCCGAGCTCTTCCAGCATGCCTGGATTGCACTAAAGGCACTAGAACTCCATGTGAAGCCGCTTGTCGCGCTGCTGTGGTCTGAACTCATTTTCATGAGCATCGAAGGGATTCTCCCGAGTTTTGATCACTGCGTCTTGGATGGACATCGACTCGTCGAGAATCCGGCATGGATTTCGGCGATGGCCGGTGGGCATATCGACTCGGCGCACTCCAACGAGTTCTCTGACAGACAATTGGTTGACGCGGAGATATTGATCGGGCTGGCAAAGCTTTCCAAACTAGACCGCCCGCCATTGGCATTCAAAGCCGCATTAGCGTCGTTTGGCGTGCTCAGTGCGTTTTGGTACCATCACGCCCACAAAAACCTCCCGGCTCGCGAGGCACTGGCGCATCACCTCACGGAGTTGCAGTAA
- the upp gene encoding uracil phosphoribosyltransferase has product MALHVVDHPLARHLLTTLRDVECEPQRFRIAARTLSTILILEATRSMKLTERKVRTPLEEMTDASLGQGLAVVPVLRAGLSMLEPALEIFPDVAVGYIGLERNERTAVAHSYYCKLPVLKGKFTLCLDPMLATGGSASQAITLLKESGADKIVMVSVISAPDGVETLQNDHPEVEVYTAALDRELNIMKYIVPGLGDFGDRLYGTM; this is encoded by the coding sequence ATGGCACTTCACGTCGTGGATCATCCGCTTGCTAGGCACCTTCTCACCACCCTTCGCGATGTGGAATGTGAGCCTCAAAGATTCCGAATTGCGGCGAGGACGCTCAGTACAATTTTGATTTTGGAAGCGACTCGGTCGATGAAACTGACCGAGCGAAAGGTGCGGACACCGCTTGAAGAAATGACCGATGCCAGCCTTGGTCAAGGTTTGGCCGTCGTTCCGGTACTTCGGGCGGGGCTTAGCATGCTCGAACCCGCTTTGGAGATTTTCCCGGACGTCGCGGTCGGCTATATCGGCCTTGAGCGAAACGAGCGGACAGCCGTTGCACACAGTTACTACTGCAAGCTTCCGGTGCTCAAAGGAAAATTCACACTATGCCTCGACCCGATGCTGGCGACCGGTGGCAGCGCATCCCAAGCGATAACGCTGCTCAAGGAATCCGGCGCGGACAAAATTGTGATGGTGAGCGTGATTTCAGCCCCGGACGGAGTGGAAACTCTCCAGAACGACCATCCAGAGGTGGAAGTTTATACGGCGGCGTTGGACCGCGAGTTGAATATCATGAAATACATCGTTCCGGGCCTTGGAGATTTTGGCGACCGATTGTATGGAACGATGTAG
- the ccsA gene encoding cytochrome c biogenesis protein CcsA, giving the protein MESHPTIQLPPLPANTPILEAAGRGLLWFATGLFLLALVSSFFAKSRRLTNPAFVGGCISIISALGLLIWLTVNKQYQFEYVFSHSDNWLSFDKRLAAAWGGQEGSFLLWASASALFGILSLRSVGVYQRAYVAAYSLILAGLSSILVFESPFRLWKPPAEVASFFAGKMPEDGAGLTPALINKWMVIHPPVMFLGFGSLTVLYALGVAGFLRRDFSTYVQLIRPWALVSLALTGIGLCMGGFWAYETLGWGGFWMWDPVENAALVPWCLVAALMHGLFVQATSKKWTVFNASLGAFALISFIYGTFLTRSGFLGDSSVHSFAEMDRSALQLLISMGAGAILLLVGSAVYYKLGTRNEQPSTLREPVTRLNLHNAYSAATTLLISTGLVSAIGMSVPLFMSIAGQKPKVVEEALYHKVVTWVFIPTVILMGIGPYLSWRGIKGRELAQRLFATVCLTSGFIGVGMLLTRFIPLDLSLTPADQTNFPFGIKVPTLIWVFFLAGVCLFGLSANLVRAAELIKKSPSSIGSFLTHFGVIMTVLGLIISRGMEKKQEATVQLGRPATVLGYRVSLDKMSSTLLDRENQVGFKLEGRDQTFKLNPVLFYTESRNGEEPSPTVRPAIRHFPLHDLYFTVFPMVFEATGETPFKVGEKRQFEGTVIKFVKMTREGEVGVMGTKFGAHLEFQNPDGSVSHITPKFEISDSGPIRIPAESGDYFVYLMGMDAADKSVRIQLHYKNPIFPIEIFYKPMTGMVWWGAGIMTFGGFLAAWFRRRDARAALKSATPAIEEPKAPESAESEVPTAVS; this is encoded by the coding sequence ATGGAAAGCCATCCGACAATTCAACTGCCGCCGCTTCCGGCGAATACACCTATTCTGGAAGCGGCGGGGAGAGGGCTCTTGTGGTTCGCCACGGGCCTTTTTCTTTTAGCTCTTGTAAGTTCATTTTTCGCTAAATCTCGAAGGCTCACCAACCCCGCTTTTGTTGGAGGATGCATCAGCATCATTTCGGCGCTGGGCTTGCTCATTTGGCTCACCGTCAACAAGCAGTACCAGTTCGAATACGTCTTTTCTCACAGCGACAATTGGCTCAGCTTCGATAAACGGCTTGCCGCCGCATGGGGTGGTCAGGAGGGCAGCTTCCTTCTTTGGGCATCCGCATCCGCGCTGTTTGGAATCCTATCTCTTCGCTCCGTAGGCGTTTATCAGCGAGCATACGTAGCGGCCTACTCATTGATTCTGGCTGGCCTGTCTTCGATCCTCGTTTTTGAGTCTCCATTCAGACTTTGGAAGCCACCCGCCGAAGTCGCCTCCTTCTTTGCCGGCAAAATGCCCGAGGACGGCGCCGGCCTCACCCCAGCATTGATCAACAAGTGGATGGTGATCCATCCACCCGTGATGTTCCTCGGGTTTGGTTCGCTCACAGTTCTGTACGCACTTGGCGTCGCAGGGTTCCTCAGGCGCGACTTCAGCACCTATGTTCAACTGATTCGACCCTGGGCACTTGTTTCCTTGGCTCTCACCGGCATTGGCCTGTGTATGGGTGGATTCTGGGCGTACGAAACGCTGGGATGGGGCGGATTTTGGATGTGGGATCCGGTTGAGAACGCGGCATTGGTTCCTTGGTGTCTCGTCGCGGCGCTCATGCACGGATTGTTCGTTCAGGCAACCAGCAAGAAGTGGACAGTTTTCAACGCCAGCCTCGGCGCGTTTGCCCTTATCTCCTTTATCTACGGCACCTTTTTGACTCGGTCCGGGTTCTTAGGGGATTCGAGCGTCCACTCCTTCGCGGAGATGGATCGTTCAGCACTTCAACTCCTCATTTCGATGGGTGCAGGTGCGATCCTATTGCTCGTCGGATCCGCGGTTTACTACAAACTTGGTACGCGCAACGAACAACCTTCAACTCTGCGCGAACCTGTCACACGGCTCAATCTTCATAACGCCTATTCCGCGGCGACGACATTATTGATTTCGACAGGTCTCGTCAGCGCGATCGGGATGAGCGTGCCGCTGTTTATGTCGATTGCGGGCCAAAAGCCGAAAGTGGTCGAAGAAGCGCTGTATCACAAGGTGGTCACCTGGGTGTTTATCCCAACCGTAATCCTGATGGGCATTGGCCCGTACCTGAGCTGGCGCGGCATTAAAGGGCGCGAATTGGCTCAGAGGCTGTTCGCGACCGTTTGCCTCACCTCCGGTTTCATCGGAGTTGGAATGCTGCTGACTCGTTTCATTCCGCTTGATCTGTCTCTGACTCCCGCCGACCAGACGAATTTTCCGTTCGGCATCAAGGTTCCTACTCTAATCTGGGTGTTTTTCCTGGCTGGCGTTTGCTTGTTCGGACTTTCGGCAAACTTGGTCCGCGCGGCAGAACTGATCAAGAAGTCGCCCTCCAGCATCGGCTCGTTCCTCACTCACTTTGGGGTGATCATGACCGTCCTTGGGCTCATCATCTCGCGTGGGATGGAAAAGAAGCAAGAAGCGACAGTTCAGCTCGGTCGACCGGCGACCGTCTTGGGTTACCGCGTCAGCTTGGACAAGATGTCTTCTACCTTGCTTGATCGAGAGAATCAAGTTGGATTTAAGCTCGAAGGTCGCGATCAAACTTTCAAACTGAATCCTGTGCTCTTCTACACCGAGAGCCGCAATGGAGAGGAGCCAAGTCCAACAGTTCGCCCAGCGATCCGGCACTTCCCTCTCCACGACCTCTATTTCACTGTGTTTCCGATGGTGTTTGAGGCGACTGGCGAAACGCCGTTCAAAGTTGGGGAAAAGCGGCAATTTGAGGGCACCGTGATCAAGTTCGTCAAGATGACTCGCGAAGGCGAGGTCGGGGTGATGGGCACGAAATTCGGAGCACACCTTGAGTTCCAAAATCCCGATGGCTCGGTTTCGCACATCACACCGAAGTTCGAGATCTCGGATAGCGGCCCGATTCGCATTCCTGCCGAATCCGGAGACTACTTTGTCTATCTGATGGGGATGGACGCCGCCGACAAATCAGTAAGAATCCAGCTCCACTACAAGAATCCAATCTTCCCGATCGAGATTTTCTACAAGCCGATGACCGGGATGGTCTGGTGGGGCGCAGGGATCATGACCTTTGGTGGCTTTCTCGCCGCTTGGTTCCGGCGCAGAGACGCGCGGGCTGCTCTCAAGAGCGCTACCCCAGCGATCGAGGAGCCGAAGGCACCGGAGTCCGCTGAAAGCGAAGTCCCAACGGCGGTTAGCTGA
- the glmU gene encoding bifunctional UDP-N-acetylglucosamine diphosphorylase/glucosamine-1-phosphate N-acetyltransferase GlmU: protein MALAGIIMAAGQGTRMKSETPKVLHLVCGLPMVEHVGRAMQKAGVNRPVVIVGHGAEKVKESLDSHTYAFATQSEQLGTGHAVLMAKEALASYEGCVLVAPGDTPLLDGEALSSLVAKHRETGALCTVAAFRLSDPTGYGRVITDAMGRPLRIVEQKDCSTEEAKVNLVNSSVYCFDSKTLFALLPRLGTANAQGEYYLTDVLSEIVKMGGVIAVVEYSDPDLFMGVNDRWSLAQAGKIFQTRILRHHALNGVTIVDPSTTFIEADVKIGQDTVIEPMTSLAGATTIGANCVIGPQTKIQSSQIGDNVEVLMSYLKAASMADGSRCGPFAHLRPGAQLGERVKIGNFVEVKKSIIGDGAQVNHLSYIGDATIGTKTNIGAGTITCNYDGFRKHETTIGSYCFVGSNSTLVAPVTLQDGVFIAAGSVITKDVSADALALGRAQQVEKTEWAKRWREKNQS from the coding sequence ATGGCGCTGGCTGGCATCATCATGGCGGCGGGGCAAGGTACCCGCATGAAGTCCGAAACCCCAAAGGTTTTGCACCTGGTTTGCGGGCTTCCGATGGTGGAGCACGTGGGCCGAGCGATGCAAAAAGCAGGGGTAAATCGGCCCGTCGTGATCGTGGGTCATGGCGCAGAAAAGGTCAAAGAATCGCTGGATTCTCATACCTACGCATTCGCCACGCAATCCGAACAACTCGGAACCGGGCATGCGGTCCTCATGGCCAAAGAAGCGCTGGCTTCGTATGAAGGATGCGTCCTTGTCGCCCCTGGCGACACACCGCTGTTGGATGGCGAGGCGCTTTCGTCGCTGGTAGCAAAGCACAGAGAAACCGGCGCATTGTGCACGGTTGCCGCCTTTCGCCTGTCCGATCCAACAGGTTACGGCCGGGTGATCACCGACGCGATGGGGCGCCCTCTTAGAATCGTCGAGCAGAAAGATTGCAGCACCGAAGAAGCCAAGGTGAACTTGGTTAATTCAAGCGTTTATTGTTTTGACTCGAAGACGCTTTTTGCGCTCTTGCCAAGATTGGGCACAGCGAACGCTCAGGGCGAGTACTACCTTACCGATGTACTCAGCGAAATCGTCAAGATGGGGGGGGTGATAGCCGTTGTTGAGTATTCCGATCCCGACCTTTTTATGGGCGTCAATGACCGATGGAGCCTTGCTCAAGCGGGAAAAATCTTCCAGACCAGAATCCTCCGCCACCACGCTTTGAATGGCGTGACCATCGTTGACCCGAGCACGACTTTTATCGAAGCCGATGTGAAGATCGGACAAGATACCGTGATTGAGCCGATGACCTCGCTCGCAGGTGCCACAACGATCGGTGCCAATTGCGTGATCGGGCCGCAAACCAAGATTCAATCGAGTCAGATCGGTGACAATGTCGAAGTGCTCATGAGTTATTTGAAGGCGGCTTCGATGGCGGACGGCAGCCGATGCGGACCGTTTGCACACCTCCGACCTGGCGCGCAGCTCGGCGAACGAGTAAAAATTGGCAACTTTGTCGAGGTGAAGAAGAGCATCATTGGCGATGGCGCACAAGTCAACCATCTCTCATACATCGGCGATGCGACAATCGGCACAAAAACGAATATCGGTGCCGGAACCATCACCTGCAATTACGACGGCTTTAGAAAGCACGAAACGACTATCGGCTCTTATTGCTTCGTCGGCTCAAATTCTACATTGGTCGCTCCGGTAACACTCCAGGATGGGGTGTTCATTGCGGCTGGAAGTGTCATAACGAAGGATGTGAGCGCAGATGCGCTCGCACTGGGGCGAGCACAACAAGTGGAGAAAACAGAATGGGCCAAGCGGTGGCGGGAGAAAAATCAATCTTGA
- a CDS encoding DUF167 domain-containing protein has protein sequence MPSVLTIRVQPRASSNRLSWNGELLKVYTTSPPVDGEANDAVIHAISKAFHIPKSSIQIDAGHKSRDKRLLLESIEPDALLLILSSLSE, from the coding sequence ATGCCTTCCGTACTTACGATTCGTGTCCAGCCGAGAGCATCCAGCAATCGTCTGTCTTGGAACGGCGAACTGCTCAAGGTGTACACAACAAGCCCGCCCGTCGACGGCGAGGCGAACGACGCCGTAATTCACGCGATAAGCAAGGCTTTTCACATCCCAAAATCGTCAATCCAGATAGACGCAGGGCACAAATCTCGCGACAAGCGGTTGCTCCTGGAATCTATTGAGCCGGATGCGTTGTTGCTGATTCTGAGTTCGCTGAGTGAATAG
- a CDS encoding cation-transporting ATPase, which produces MHQPVVGDEKEYPFAEKDGVKYIFCCQSCPGMFKKDPSKYAIAKN; this is translated from the coding sequence ATGCACCAACCAGTGGTTGGCGACGAGAAGGAATATCCGTTTGCCGAGAAGGATGGTGTCAAGTACATCTTCTGCTGCCAATCATGCCCAGGCATGTTCAAGAAGGATCCTTCAAAGTACGCGATCGCCAAGAACTAA
- a CDS encoding aspartate aminotransferase family protein has protein sequence MMNADSFHAEVVSQYAEAVNPSLAKLMNFAGFGTEIRGEGCYLYDHEGRKFLDFLGSYGVFNLGHRHPAVVDAVKSQLDKMPLSSKVFFNPVQAELASLLADLSPKGLEYTFFSNSGTEAVEAALKFAKGATGRTKIIATEGGYHGKTIGALSVTGREKYRKKFGALMPGAAFVPFGDTDQMLGEIDETTAAVIIEIVQGEGGIHVAPPGYMTAIRKKTREVGALLIVDEVQTGMGRTGKMFACEHEGIEPDIITLAKALGGGVMPIGATMGTQEVWSAIFDENPLMHTSTFGGNPLACAAGIAAIKVTREEGLCERAAQLGNELMRQLESVKLDQPDMIAEVRGMGLMVGVEFTQDEVGELVIGQMTKRGLIAAYTLNNPRVIRFEPPLIISSAEIETAVQIFREAVAETSELLAMLA, from the coding sequence ATGATGAACGCGGATAGCTTTCACGCTGAAGTGGTTTCGCAGTATGCCGAGGCCGTCAATCCGAGCCTAGCCAAGCTCATGAACTTTGCCGGTTTTGGGACCGAAATCCGAGGCGAAGGCTGCTATTTGTATGACCACGAGGGTCGGAAGTTCCTCGACTTTTTGGGCAGTTATGGCGTGTTCAATCTTGGGCACCGGCACCCTGCGGTTGTGGATGCTGTCAAGTCCCAGCTCGACAAGATGCCGCTCTCTAGCAAGGTGTTTTTCAATCCTGTTCAAGCCGAGCTCGCCTCGCTACTCGCTGATTTGTCTCCCAAAGGGCTCGAATACACCTTCTTCTCGAACTCTGGAACGGAAGCAGTTGAGGCTGCTCTCAAGTTCGCCAAAGGCGCAACTGGCCGTACCAAGATCATCGCCACTGAAGGCGGATATCACGGAAAGACCATTGGCGCACTCAGCGTCACTGGGCGAGAAAAGTACCGCAAGAAATTTGGGGCATTGATGCCTGGTGCAGCGTTTGTGCCGTTCGGCGACACCGACCAGATGCTCGGTGAAATCGACGAAACGACTGCGGCCGTGATCATCGAAATCGTGCAGGGCGAAGGCGGCATCCACGTTGCCCCTCCGGGATACATGACTGCGATCCGCAAGAAAACCCGAGAGGTCGGCGCACTGCTCATTGTTGATGAAGTGCAAACCGGGATGGGGCGAACCGGAAAGATGTTTGCCTGCGAGCACGAAGGTATCGAGCCGGACATCATCACGCTTGCAAAGGCACTGGGTGGAGGAGTCATGCCGATCGGTGCAACGATGGGAACCCAAGAAGTCTGGTCCGCGATTTTTGACGAAAATCCGTTAATGCACACCTCAACCTTCGGTGGCAATCCGCTAGCCTGCGCTGCCGGAATCGCGGCTATCAAGGTCACCCGAGAAGAAGGACTCTGCGAACGTGCGGCACAACTCGGCAACGAGTTGATGCGCCAGCTTGAATCTGTCAAGCTCGACCAACCGGATATGATCGCAGAAGTGCGCGGAATGGGACTGATGGTCGGAGTCGAATTCACTCAAGACGAAGTCGGCGAATTGGTGATCGGTCAAATGACCAAACGAGGTCTGATCGCCGCATACACGCTCAACAATCCGCGAGTGATTCGGTTTGAGCCGCCGCTGATTATCTCTTCTGCTGAGATTGAAACTGCAGTGCAGATTTTCCGAGAAGCTGTCGCTGAAACTTCCGAACTGCTCGCGATGCTAGCTTAG
- a CDS encoding ribose-phosphate pyrophosphokinase has translation MGQAVAGEKSILNEPADLSGMKLFVGNANPELGQRVADYLGIDVGAMTITQFSDGEIRVMIEESARGNDVFILQPTCEPANDNLMELLIMLDAFRRASASRITVVMPYYGYARQDKKIKPREPITARLCADLITQAGAMRVVAVDLHAEQIQGFFDIPVDHLYAGPILGEFLINEGFANDENTVVVSPDVGGVPRARSLAEMLKASLAIIAKRRPEPNKVDIVEIIGDVSGKRCVMIDDMIDTGGSVIHGAEALMKRGATEVVVCATHAVFSGNASQRLQDSVVNRVVVTDTLPISKQRMFPKLTILPCAPLLGEAIRRIHMNESVSTLFKQWR, from the coding sequence ATGGGCCAAGCGGTGGCGGGAGAAAAATCAATCTTGAATGAGCCGGCTGATTTAAGCGGGATGAAACTGTTTGTGGGCAACGCAAACCCGGAACTCGGGCAGCGCGTAGCCGACTACCTCGGCATCGATGTCGGTGCGATGACCATCACCCAGTTCAGTGATGGTGAAATTCGCGTGATGATCGAAGAAAGTGCCCGCGGGAACGACGTCTTCATTCTTCAACCGACCTGCGAACCAGCAAACGACAATTTGATGGAGTTGCTGATCATGCTGGATGCCTTCCGGCGCGCAAGTGCAAGTCGCATCACTGTTGTCATGCCGTACTACGGCTATGCTCGGCAAGATAAGAAAATCAAGCCGCGCGAGCCGATCACAGCGAGGCTTTGCGCGGATCTGATCACCCAAGCAGGCGCGATGCGAGTCGTCGCGGTGGACCTCCACGCCGAGCAAATTCAAGGATTCTTCGATATCCCGGTGGATCACCTCTACGCTGGCCCGATCCTTGGCGAATTTTTGATTAACGAAGGATTCGCCAACGACGAAAACACGGTCGTGGTGTCCCCTGATGTGGGCGGCGTGCCGCGAGCCAGGAGCCTTGCTGAAATGCTCAAGGCGAGCCTGGCAATCATTGCAAAGCGGCGTCCGGAACCTAACAAGGTGGATATCGTGGAGATTATCGGTGATGTCAGTGGCAAGCGTTGCGTGATGATTGACGACATGATCGACACCGGAGGCAGTGTGATTCATGGTGCAGAGGCACTCATGAAGCGCGGGGCCACCGAGGTTGTCGTGTGTGCCACTCATGCCGTGTTTAGCGGAAACGCCAGCCAGAGACTACAGGACAGCGTCGTAAACCGCGTTGTGGTGACAGACACGCTGCCGATTTCCAAGCAAAGGATGTTCCCTAAGCTGACGATCTTGCCGTGCGCACCACTTTTGGGTGAGGCAATTCGGCGAATTCACATGAATGAGTCGGTGAGCACGCTGTTCAAGCAGTGGAGATAA
- a CDS encoding alpha/beta hydrolase yields MNIERNVVYATKGSQELSADLFFPPQSKSGPFVVFLHGGGWISGMRGMYEDEAFWLYTQGIPSATIDYRLAPLNPFPASVGDVQDFISWARKNLKNYRFDPTYILVIGNSAGGHLALMSALCDTYYGDLEPSAQIKADGAFAMCPITDLTEPRSQHFPISWPFLEQFMGSLDAPVEQLRAASPLYNVSETDSPIVLLHGTEDDIVPCEQSKRLAGALEAVGVPVTLDLLPGESHSFSYAGWMRIREQFLSFIRTFETPTVGAQ; encoded by the coding sequence GTGAATATTGAGCGGAATGTCGTCTACGCGACCAAGGGCAGCCAAGAGCTTTCGGCTGACTTGTTTTTTCCTCCCCAATCGAAATCCGGCCCATTCGTTGTGTTTTTGCACGGAGGCGGATGGATCAGCGGGATGAGGGGAATGTACGAAGATGAGGCATTTTGGCTTTACACCCAAGGCATTCCTTCCGCGACCATCGATTACCGGTTGGCGCCTCTCAACCCTTTTCCGGCGAGTGTCGGTGACGTGCAAGATTTCATCTCGTGGGCACGCAAAAACCTTAAGAATTACAGGTTCGACCCCACGTACATCTTGGTCATTGGCAACTCCGCCGGTGGTCATCTCGCCCTGATGTCTGCCTTGTGCGACACCTACTACGGTGATCTTGAGCCGTCCGCCCAGATCAAAGCCGACGGCGCGTTTGCGATGTGCCCAATCACCGACCTCACAGAACCGAGAAGTCAGCATTTTCCTATCAGTTGGCCATTCTTGGAGCAGTTTATGGGCTCTTTGGACGCCCCGGTAGAGCAGCTCCGCGCGGCATCGCCACTTTACAACGTATCCGAAACAGATTCCCCGATTGTGCTTTTGCACGGAACGGAAGACGATATCGTGCCTTGCGAGCAGAGCAAACGGCTTGCGGGTGCCCTAGAAGCGGTCGGTGTGCCGGTGACTCTAGACCTCTTGCCCGGCGAATCACATAGTTTCTCCTATGCAGGATGGATGCGAATTCGTGAGCAGTTCCTAAGCTTCATCCGCACTTTCGAAACTCCAACTGTTGGCGCGCAATGA
- a CDS encoding ribonuclease H-like domain-containing protein has translation MLNRTFCHVKGIGKDTERALWAQGCDNWNTFLANPSEFSTGAAPKDFAVSTIQKSVDAFEAGNHQFFQKALGTQEAWRAWSSFQNSCVYLDIETDGGQTGGAVTIIGLYDGNQFQVLVKDDNIEEFRDVISKYSMIVTFFGTGFDLPMLQKRFRGLVFDQIHLDLCFALKRLDYRGGLKKIERQLGISRSSEADGLDGRDAIRLWREHLRGSETALETLVAYNREDVVNLEVLAQIAVDGLTKQAMFGTESAARP, from the coding sequence GTGCTTAATCGTACGTTTTGCCACGTAAAGGGAATCGGCAAGGATACCGAGCGCGCTTTGTGGGCGCAAGGTTGCGATAACTGGAACACGTTTCTCGCGAATCCAAGCGAATTCTCAACCGGAGCAGCCCCAAAGGATTTCGCCGTATCTACAATCCAAAAGAGTGTTGACGCTTTCGAGGCGGGCAATCATCAGTTTTTCCAGAAGGCCTTGGGGACTCAAGAAGCTTGGCGAGCCTGGAGTTCATTTCAGAACTCCTGCGTCTATCTCGATATCGAGACCGACGGAGGTCAGACTGGCGGCGCAGTCACCATCATCGGGCTATATGACGGCAACCAGTTTCAAGTGCTCGTCAAAGACGACAATATCGAAGAGTTCCGAGACGTTATTTCGAAGTATTCGATGATCGTCACCTTCTTCGGGACTGGTTTCGACTTACCGATGCTTCAAAAGCGATTCCGAGGGCTAGTTTTCGATCAGATCCATCTCGATTTGTGCTTTGCCTTGAAGCGGCTAGATTATCGCGGCGGGCTCAAGAAGATTGAACGCCAACTTGGAATTTCTCGGTCAAGCGAAGCCGATGGACTTGACGGTCGTGACGCGATCCGGCTCTGGCGCGAGCACCTGCGAGGCTCTGAAACCGCGCTAGAAACTTTGGTCGCATACAACAGGGAAGACGTGGTCAACTTAGAAGTACTCGCACAGATTGCGGTCGATGGCCTGACAAAACAAGCAATGTTCGGCACTGAATCTGCCGCGCGACCGTAA